GTTTTAGGCTTCTGTTAGAAATCAACAAATTTTGGTTTGTCTCCAAACAATTGTTAAAAGAGGTGCCCACCTCAATGAAGAACCGGTCGCAAAGTATATCAGACAAAAACTCCGGGATAATTTGATTCATAAGTTTTTGCTGCGTTTCGTCTAATACGGAATCAGTTGATTGTGGCCAGTTTTCGTCAattgtttccaaaaaatgcTTATAACGTGAGATTGTTTCTGGGCTGGCACAGTCCCGAAACACGTCACAAAAACTAGTTATAAAGTCAAGGGAGCCAGCTCTCCATTTTGTGTGCAGTTCAAGCTGACCCtttatatttttattttcgtcttgaagaagttttattttttctatCGCCTTCTGCTCAATTGATTCTTTGTGCCTGCTCAATTCCTGAGCACTTTTCATCTCTACTTCTTGGACAACCGTATAGaacattttattttcactCTCAATTGACAATTCTAGTTCTTTCAGGTCATTTTGAAGCTTGGAAATTATCTTTTGGgattcttcaagatcagaTGTTGAccttttgttgttttcttcaagttgcTGTGCCAGCTGCTTGTTATCCTCACTTAACAGCCTATTTGCATCGTCCTTATCTTCAATGAGTTTCcggaaacaaaaaaatactgcTTCTAAAATATCAGATGTTCCATCCCAATCTAATTGGAGATTTATGCTCTCGGCCTTCTCTTTCACCCTTTCCACTGGGATACTTTCAACATATTTTTTAGAAGGAAGCAAATCAGCTGGATTACCTCCTTTGATCGTTCCAGCTCCTgatgatttttttgcttgAGCCCCATCATACTCGGTATTGTCCATTTCTAAATTCAGTAGATCTATGGAATGCCTGGTGTTGTTTGTGACACTGAACCCAGTGTAGTTAATCCCACTGTCAGAGCTATGGGACGAGGAATACTTACTTGAGGAATCGCCTATGCCGTCAAAAGATGACTCCACACTACCTGCAAGAACTTGTCTGCCTTTCAtggttttttcttcccaAATATTAGCTGGGTTGGTTGAAGTGAACTGTGACTTTTCTAAATCAGTACTTGTATCTTCTTGTCCAGAGATCGATTGACTAGAGTTGTTACAGTCGTCCTCTTTTTGCTGATATTGTATATTCTCAATTTCCTTGGACTTAACTTTTTTACTCTTGGAGCTACCATGGGAGCGTTTTAACCATCCAAAACCAAATTTACTTCTTCGAGATTTACCAGATTCTTTTGATTCCAAATTATCCTCAGTCAAAAACTCCTTTGCATCAACATCCatattttccttttcacTGTTTGATTCGACCATTATGCCAAAGTATACTTGAACTAAATTTACAAGCTTTTATTGCtatattttgaaggatggGTCTGGATATACAGCTATTTTAGTTATatgatattttttgtgtcaTTACAATTTGAAAATATAACACCTTATTTTTATGtgaaaaaggaaaatgaCGGAAATGTACATATACAATGTGGTCGGTCAGTCAGGTTGAATGAGTGACGAATTATAAACAATACCCGTTATATGCCAATACTCAAACCTTCATTTCGCTCAAATAAAAGTCCTTACCATTGTAGCCATTCCAGTTTGGCTTTCAAAACCAGGTACGCAAGGAGGCGGTAAATTATACCAACACAGATAATTATACCCAAGTACTTGCTGGTGTCAACAACCAGATCATAGGAGTCAAGTACATCCCTCCCATTTGCAAAAATACAGGTCCCATCTGGATTCATACCACCGTCACGGCAAGTAAGTTCCATATCCGCAGGAAATGCCAGGTTGATCAATACCATTGACGTGTAATGGACTGGGTTTAAGTAAGAAAACCCTTTTAAAACCCTAGACATAGTCAACGACATGATACCAGACAGCTGGCAACCAATGGACAGAATCACAGAAATACAGTTCACAACGAAACCAGGTCTTTCAAACAGAGTGTTGGTCATTATTCCGAGAGCTTCGCCACACGCAATTACAATAAACGCACAATAAACtgttgcaaaaaaattccCCGCTGTTCTAGGTAGTCCACATGCTAAAACTGTTAATACCGAGTAAATAATGGAGGAAAATAAGGTCAGAGGTAACTCCAGGGTCATGTAAGCCATAAAGAATGGACCTATCCCGTATACATTATCTTCGAACTCTCTGTAGAAGTAGTCCCTTTCCATAGGGTAGCATGTAAGATTACCCAACATACCGACAAAATAAAGAGCAGTGGATTCCTGAGTTAGACCAATTCTATTGCTTACACTAGTGTAATTGTACTTGATAGGCGCAAAGTAAAGGGCGAATATAGCGCCGAGGCCCGGGACTTGTGCTATTCTCGCCATCAAGGTGTCaaaacttcttctcatAGTGGTTACCTGTCTTTTAACATTGACGTAATATGCAAGTGTAGGATCACATTGCTTCCGAATACAGGGGCCgtattgctgttgaaaaTCATTCGAAGACATTACGAGCTGTTTTTCATTAAAGGGATCCGATTCCAAGGCAGCGTGCTGTAACTGGACTTGGTCTTCCCAGTTAGCCAACAACTTCTCCACCCTTTCTCTGGAAGTGCTTTCATTTTGTTCATTCTGTGTATTTATTGAAATTAAATCCAAAAAGTAATCAGCAACGTTCGTAAGCTCAGGACACTTGAAGCCTAGTTTCTCAAAGTACATTATCATTTCATCCGGAGATCCATTAAAAGCAGTCCTGCCTGATTTTGCTAGTAATAATACGTTCCCaaactttttgaacaattCAGCTCTTGGTTGATGAATGGTCAAAATGACAGTTTTTCCATATTCTTGACATAGATTGGATAGAATTTCAAGAATCGTGGATGAAGTGAAACTGTCTAAACCAGATGTTGGCTCATCTAGCAAAAGAATCGGAGGATCATTGAGTAGCTGAATCCCCATCGTCactcttctcttttcacCACCACTAATACCCTTCACAAATTCATTACCAATGATAGTGTCTTCACAGTGTTTCAAACCTAATGCAATTATCAAGTTGTTCCGTTTCGCCTCTCTTTCTTTAGCGTTCAAATGATGTAACCTTAAATCTGAGGCAAATTTGAAGGTTTCCCTTACTGTTAGCTTCGATAATAAGTGGTCATCATCTTGTGAAACATAAGAGCAGATTTGTTTAAACATGGTCTCAGAGACCTCAGCACCATTGAAGGACATTGACCCATCTTTAGTGAATCTCGAGAAAAGCGTTGATTTAACTCTTCCTGATATTAAATTCAGAAGCGTCGACTTACCCGATCCTGATGGTCCCATAATTGCATTAACCATTCCTGGTTTAAATGTTGCATTTACGGACCGCAAAatcttttttctttccctGTTTATAATCTTATTGCGCCACTGACTAATCCCCTGAACATGTATATAATCAACTGTCAGCGTtatatctttcaaagaaacttCAACTTCATATGGGTGACTGTCCTTGGATTCAAGGTCTATGTCCTTGTCACTATTTTGAATCAGGCGGCTGTTCTTGATAGGTAAAGAGTCGTCATTACTGGTACCATCGGTCATATAaactttctcttctttcccACTGTCTTTGGTCTTCACTTCGTTTTGTAAAGTAATGTCTACTTTGTTGAAATGAAGGATAATCATTgatgcaaaaaaatacccAATCGCAAAACAAAATATAACGATGGCCGGTACCACTCGCCAGTTCCGCCAAAACCCAAATGTATCAACAACCTGATTTCCAAGACAGGTCCTGATGTCGTTCGGATTAGTGCATAAATGATCGGTGAAAGTACTGGAAATTAAGGCGCCAAACCCGTACCACGAAAATGCAATATATTTGGTCCAACGGACGTAGACGGGCATCTTTTTGGCGTTGACGAAGAACCCACAGCCCATAGATAAAATAGTGAACGTCATGTTCCCTACTAAAGAAGCCTTCGCATAGTCTCTTGATATAGCGACAGAAAAAGTGGCTAATCCAGAACATGACAGCTGCGTCAAAAAGATAATTGAGAACTGGAggaaaaacttcttggcATCTGGCTCTAACCCAAACATGAAATAAGTGATAGTCGTAAACGCCAGGATCATGTAGAAATCATCCGATAAAAACAACGAGATCTTTCGAGCTGTGATGAATGCAAATGCTGAAACGGAACCCTCGGCCCTTTCACGATCAAATATGCCAATATCTTGTTCACATAGCCTATAAGTGTCGAACAGTAGATACAAATAGCATTGCAGCATGACGCATGCATATAAACATGCAACTATAGTCCGCATCCCAGACTCGGTTGTTTTGTCCGGTTTGTAAAAAATCCAACCGACTATTGTCCCAATAATAAGGGGTTCTAGGATTGTGGCAATCATCGTAACATGATCACTGGTATTTAACTTTACGTTTCTTCTCGTTAGAACCCATACCTGTTTCCAAAATGGTAACATGGTAGTCATGTTATCCACGCTAATCTGTCTATCGTATTCAATCGTTTCAGCCTTGATATTTGTCTTTTCGTACTCTTTCCAATTTGCCAGCAGTTTTGTCAACCTCAAAGTTGCAATCTCTTCGGCTTCCTCAGACCTGCTGTCTACACTCGATATGTCAACAATGTAGTCTGCAGGATTGACCAGCTGGGGCACTTTGTAGCCCATTGATTCGAAATAGGGTATCATTTTGTCCACAGCGTCACAGTACACTATGTTCCCCTTTGAGAGTATACAAACTTTATCCAATAGAAACATGATATCTGATCTCGGTTGGTGGATCGACATGATAAAAATGCgtccatcatcttcagCCAATTTCCTGATCGTTTTGACGACAAGGTAGGCAGAATATGCGTCAAGGCCCGTTGTTGGCTCGTCCAGGAACATGATCGATGGGTTCGCAATCATCTGCGTACCAATACTCAATCTCCGTTTCTCACCGCCCGATAGTCCGCGGTGGCTACTGTCCCCGATGATGGTGTCAGCGCAGTCCTTCAACCCAAGCTCATCGATCAATTGTTCTACGATCTGCACTTTCTCATGCTTCGGTTTATCCAGTTTCAAGTCAGCTGCAAACATCATAGTATCCCTGCATGTCAATCTGGCAGGTAGCACATCCTGTTGGGGCAGGTACGTCATGACCGCATGTTCCGGATGATCACCGTCGTTTACTCCACAATCCTCTCGTATATAATTTATCTCCCCAACGGTCTTCAGCCCTCCACTAATCTTGCTGGCCAAAACATTCAACAAGGTAGTTTTACCAGACCCAGAGCCACCCATTACCGCCATAATAGACCCGCTGGGCAAATCTAGGGAAAAGGACTTGACCAACTCCGCATCTGTTTTTGACGCAATGATGGACAGGTCCCTCACCTGCAACTTCAGGCGGGGTACATGAGAGAACGATAACTTGTTCTCCACTAAATTAGTAGTCATCGGGCCTGGTGCGGGATCTTAACGGACAACTCGTTTGGAAAACTCTGCGTATGTGTCTATAGACGTCCTGTAGGCAAATTTCGTCTtaaatttttgttcatttcGGTTATCAAATATTCGTTTAGCAGCATTGCTCAGATGACAGTATGCTAGCGCCGTGTGTTTGGTAGAAGCTGGGTGGCTCATCAACGCCTGAAAGTGTCGAGAAATTGGGTCCGCAACGGTCTGACTGGTTCATCGTTTGGTTCTGAGTCTTCTGGTGTTGTGATACCGGCGGTGGACGGGGTGTCGTTTCTTGCTGGAGCAGCCGCCTGTGTGTCTTGCAAGATATCTTGGGTGCGAACGCGTTGCGGAGTGTCGATAGCACTTGTCGTTTGGTCCGCAGCGTTGATAGATGTTCGTGCTCTGGTGGATAGCAGACGGGCCATTAGCGGTAGTTTCCAGGTGGATAGGCCAACAAGGATCCCGTTGTCGATAAATACGCCTATCATCCATGAGATGAACCCAGTGGCAACGCCAATGGCACCCTGGTTCAGCATTGCGAGAGCAATCAGTGCGTTCACTAGGAACTGGTCGCTGAGTTTGATGACCAGCTTGTCCTTCGGCCTGATAAATGGTGCCAAGAACACCTCGAACTCGTAAATCTTCGGAGTGTATTCTTTGTAAAAATGGAAGAGTGCCAGTAGAATAGGCAGCGCACCGGTTGGATACCTGTTCCAGAACCAGCCGGGCAAGACGTAGTTCATCACAGTATTCAATACTGCGAGGAGCACGGTCGTGTAGACAAATACCAAGGAGATCAGGTTGATGTACTTTAGGGATCCAAACACTCTCTCTATTTGCCGAAAATGGTACCATATAAGAACCATCAGCGCCACGTCACTCTCATTCAAACATCCAATCTGGAACAATAGCAAGCGGTAGTATTGATGGTGCAGAGAGAGGAAGGGGTCGAATTGAAGCAGGAAATGATACTTCCATCCTGCAACAGATGCAACGAGGGGGACCACAGCACAGGATACCATGCACAACTTCGTGACCGGGTACTGAAATAGTCCAACTGGCGTCTCCATGGACATCTTCTAGATACGTGTATATGAGTTGCTTCGCTTGCTGACCTTCCTCCTTCGATATGGCTTGTCCCCACTTGAACCGAAATTAATATTAAAACCTAAACTTGAACCACGAGTGCAGATGTTGCCCTCATGAAAAGTTGTGAGGTTATCGATAGTGCAGCCAGGGGAGCGGTTTCATGGACGCAGAACTACAACACTTGATTGTCCTGCTGAGGGATCGAGGCTCGATTGTTCAACAATCGTCGGTGAAGCGGTCGGTGATAAACAACTTAGCTTACTATGTCCCGCGGATCACTTCCCTTAAGGTCCTCGAAACCATCGTGGCAGAGTTGTGGAACAGTGCCCTACAATCGGATGCAGATACATCGCTTGAATTGCAGGAGATGTGCCAAAGTATCTTTTTCTGGAAACTGCAGATATCGGAACCCTCGTTGGATGTCCCCGAATTCTACGAAGTTTGGAACCGGCATATTGTTGCCTGTTCGCAATGGACAGTTCCTAAGCTGGCAATGGTGAGTGGTCTTCTCTCCACAGAAGCATTGTTTCTGCAGTTACAGAATCGTTTTTACACAGACAGGAAGGGGATATGCTCGCGTTACTACAAGAATTGGAGAAGTGCCTATTTTGTTCCATTACTGACCAATTACTTAAATCAAGGGGGGTTAACACTTTCTTCTAAAGACTTGATAGTTCAAATTTACACGTTTGCCCCTTCAGAGGGGGATTTGGCTAGGACACAACTTCATTGGGATTTTATTACTGATTCGTGCATAAGGCAGTTGATACATTACATTACACATGGTGAAACCGAACTCGACATGTAtctgcaaaaaaatgtgaaCCAAATTGCTCGGACGTTGCAGATATCATTACTACGGACAGACAGCTCTACACTAGCTAGAAACTTAGAACAGCTGACCAAAGCCTGCCAAACTTTATCTTACCGGGAATGTCGCAGTGCTATGCCAAATAAGTCGTACTCTAATGACCACTATTCAGGTATTTTACTAACTGTGATATTAACCACGAAAAGCATCATAGACTCTGTTAGGAATATACCCAGACTGTGGTGTATTCAAATGATTACTTGTTTGTACAATCTCCACTTTATCACCTTGGATTTTGGAACCACAGGATTCCAAACCTTTGAAGATGTATTTGCGAAATTATCAACTTTCATAACATTACCTGTTGGGCAGTTTCAAAGACAAGACGACTATATTTCTTTGATAAAGGGCTTCATTGGCGGTATAGATTTCAACACGCAATACCCAAACAAGATAAATGATTCAAGATTACTATTTACCCTATCACTTTTGGAAAGGACGTTACTGTTATTGAGTGGAAGTACGTTACGGGAGCTCGTAACGGCTCCAGAATTCACCTTTGTATTGAAGAATCTGAACTCTTATTCCAACGAAATTCGAGAAGCAGCACATTCAGTCATCCTCACGTACTATAAAGTGGAATCCATAGAAACTTCAGTCAGACAATGGCAATCTACGTTTATTGATGAGTATCTAGTTTTGTCATTCCGCCAGTACTTCAACTCGGAACTGACAGAATCTCAGCTATTGCACATTATCCAAAAACTCTCCGTTTCAATACCGTACCTTCAGACTATGGATTTGGATATCTGCCGCAGGCTCGTACAGAAGATGTATCTTCAATTCCTTAACATACCCAAGGGTAAAATGAGATGGAATGTAATGCTGCTGAAGTGCATTATATGCATGATACCGTACATAAATATGCGGTACTGCTTGGACTGGCTTGATAATGTGAAAGAATTGTTGTTTTCTGGCGAGTTTGACGAGATTACACGACAGGAAATAGCAGACTCCCTGTGGGATATGATAAGCACCAGTGGATCCCAAATAGCAATTAAATGGTGGTATGTATCATTTGTGACAACACCCCAGAGTAGGCTATAAGCTGACAGCATCTATTTGAGAGGTCTGCGTACTTAATTTGTGTAATTTAATACGAAATTTGATGTATCATCGCACAGCAACTATGGACGTGGCTTGAAGCAGGAACCGAAGCGAGCTGAAGAATCAGTACTAGTACCGATTGATTGCCACATGTCCTCACTTGAGTTTCAAGTGGAGAGTCATATTTCAACTAAGCAGTTGAACCACCAATCGGTTTCGTTAGTGATCCCTAGACTAACAAGAGATAAGGTCCATCATGTGCTGTATTATAAGGTGAACCTTGAAGTAGGAAGCCTGAGGGGTGACACAATGCTGC
The sequence above is a segment of the Huiozyma naganishii CBS 8797 chromosome 11, complete genome genome. Coding sequences within it:
- the KNAG0K00940 gene encoding uncharacterized protein, translated to MVESNSEKENMDVDAKEFLTEDNLESKESGKSRRSKFGFGWLKRSHGSSKSKKVKSKEIENIQYQQKEDDCNNSSQSISGQEDTSTDLEKSQFTSTNPANIWEEKTMKGRQVLAGSVESSFDGIGDSSSKYSSSHSSDSGINYTGFSVTNNTRHSIDLLNLEMDNTEYDGAQAKKSSGAGTIKGGNPADLLPSKKYVESIPVERVKEKAESINLQLDWDGTSDILEAVFFCFRKLIEDKDDANRLLSEDNKQLAQQLEENNKRSTSDLEESQKIISKLQNDLKELELSIESENKMFYTVVQEVEMKSAQELSRHKESIEQKAIEKIKLLQDENKNIKGQLELHTKWRAGSLDFITSFCDVFRDCASPETISRYKHFLETIDENWPQSTDSVLDETQQKLMNQIIPEFLSDILCDRFFIEVGTSFNNCLETNQNLLISNRSLKRKLLNGKRIVKETEELMFKDYSVF
- the KNAG0K00950 gene encoding uncharacterized protein (similar to Saccharomyces cerevisiae YOL075C; ancestral locus Anc_3.133); the protein is MTTNLVENKLSFSHVPRLKLQVRDLSIIASKTDAELVKSFSLDLPSGSIMAVMGGSGSGKTTLLNVLASKISGGLKTVGEINYIREDCGVNDGDHPEHAVMTYLPQQDVLPARLTCRDTMMFAADLKLDKPKHEKVQIVEQLIDELGLKDCADTIIGDSSHRGLSGGEKRRLSIGTQMIANPSIMFLDEPTTGLDAYSAYLVVKTIRKLAEDDGRIFIMSIHQPRSDIMFLLDKVCILSKGNIVYCDAVDKMIPYFESMGYKVPQLVNPADYIVDISSVDSRSEEAEEIATLRLTKLLANWKEYEKTNIKAETIEYDRQISVDNMTTMLPFWKQVWVLTRRNVKLNTSDHVTMIATILEPLIIGTIVGWIFYKPDKTTESGMRTIVACLYACVMLQCYLYLLFDTYRLCEQDIGIFDRERAEGSVSAFAFITARKISLFLSDDFYMILAFTTITYFMFGLEPDAKKFFLQFSIIFLTQLSCSGLATFSVAISRDYAKASLVGNMTFTILSMGCGFFVNAKKMPVYVRWTKYIAFSWYGFGALISSTFTDHLCTNPNDIRTCLGNQVVDTFGFWRNWRVVPAIVIFCFAIGYFFASMIILHFNKVDITLQNEVKTKDSGKEEKVYMTDGTSNDDSLPIKNSRLIQNSDKDIDLESKDSHPYEVEVSLKDITLTVDYIHVQGISQWRNKIINRERKKILRSVNATFKPGMVNAIMGPSGSGKSTLLNLISGRVKSTLFSRFTKDGSMSFNGAEVSETMFKQICSYVSQDDDHLLSKLTVRETFKFASDLRLHHLNAKEREAKRNNLIIALGLKHCEDTIIGNEFVKGISGGEKRRVTMGIQLLNDPPILLLDEPTSGLDSFTSSTILEILSNLCQEYGKTVILTIHQPRAELFKKFGNVLLLAKSGRTAFNGSPDEMIMYFEKLGFKCPELTNVADYFLDLISINTQNEQNESTSRERVEKLLANWEDQVQLQHAALESDPFNEKQLVMSSNDFQQQYGPCIRKQCDPTLAYYVNVKRQVTTMRRSFDTLMARIAQVPGLGAIFALYFAPIKYNYTSVSNRIGLTQESTALYFVGMLGNLTCYPMERDYFYREFEDNVYGIGPFFMAYMTLELPLTLFSSIIYSVLTVLACGLPRTAGNFFATVYCAFIVIACGEALGIMTNTLFERPGFVVNCISVILSIGCQLSGIMSLTMSRVLKGFSYLNPVHYTSMVLINLAFPADMELTCRDGGMNPDGTCIFANGRDVLDSYDLVVDTSKYLGIIICVGIIYRLLAYLVLKAKLEWLQW
- the DSC2 gene encoding Dsc2p (similar to Saccharomyces cerevisiae YOL073C; ancestral locus Anc_3.135) encodes the protein MSMETPVGLFQYPVTKLCMVSCAVVPLVASVAGWKYHFLLQFDPFLSLHHQYYRLLLFQIGCLNESDVALMVLIWYHFRQIERVFGSLKYINLISLVFVYTTVLLAVLNTVMNYVLPGWFWNRYPTGALPILLALFHFYKEYTPKIYEFEVFLAPFIRPKDKLVIKLSDQFLVNALIALAMLNQGAIGVATGFISWMIGVFIDNGILVGLSTWKLPLMARLLSTRARTSINAADQTTSAIDTPQRVRTQDILQDTQAAAPARNDTPSTAGITTPEDSEPNDEPVRPLRTQFLDTFRR
- the PEX8 gene encoding Pex8p (similar to Saccharomyces cerevisiae PEX8 (YGR077C); ancestral locus Anc_3.136) translates to MDAELQHLIVLLRDRGSIVQQSSVKRSVINNLAYYVPRITSLKVLETIVAELWNSALQSDADTSLELQEMCQSIFFWKLQISEPSLDVPEFYEVWNRHIVACSQWTVPKLAMVSGLLSTEALFLQLQNRFYTDRKGICSRYYKNWRSAYFVPLLTNYLNQGGLTLSSKDLIVQIYTFAPSEGDLARTQLHWDFITDSCIRQLIHYITHGETELDMYLQKNVNQIARTLQISLLRTDSSTLARNLEQLTKACQTLSYRECRSAMPNKSYSNDHYSGILLTVILTTKSIIDSVRNIPRLWCIQMITCLYNLHFITLDFGTTGFQTFEDVFAKLSTFITLPVGQFQRQDDYISLIKGFIGGIDFNTQYPNKINDSRLLFTLSLLERTLLLLSGSTLRELVTAPEFTFVLKNLNSYSNEIREAAHSVILTYYKVESIETSVRQWQSTFIDEYLVLSFRQYFNSELTESQLLHIIQKLSVSIPYLQTMDLDICRRLVQKMYLQFLNIPKGKMRWNVMLLKCIICMIPYINMRYCLDWLDNVKELLFSGEFDEITRQEIADSLWDMISTSGSQIAIKWWYVSFVTTPQSRL